The following are encoded together in the Daucus carota subsp. sativus chromosome 5, DH1 v3.0, whole genome shotgun sequence genome:
- the LOC108221836 gene encoding cytochrome P450 734A1: MSLYFFYSVMWVPWRIQQHFRKQGVDGPNYHPFYGNTAEMIRITKEAQSLPIPFNHDIVHRVLPDYCQWSVKYGKTFLCWFGTRPRLAVADPDMIKDVMLKTSDTIERDDFNPLSRLLFAQGLPGLRGHTWAVHRKIAAPAFNKDKIKVWVPGMVASVTKMLDNWEAKIGERDEIEMELHKEFHELSAEFFSKTALGNNYESGKRIFKLQQQQEISTNLAMQNVYIPGFRFLPTKMNRLRWRLEKETRDTMRMIIEASRNTSENSLNFLSMLMSANMNKRGPRLEIEEVIDECKTFFYAGKEATANALTWALLLLAQHQEWQNKAREEVLLVCKDNEHPTVENLQELKIVSMIIKEALRLYTPDNSICRRTLKNVKIGSLDIPAGTELCVPQAAVHHDTKIWGADANEFNPARFEKPPKHLGAYFPFGLGSRICIGRNMAMVETKMVLAMIIKQFLFEVSPSYVHAPMMFFTVQPQYGAQILVKRINS, from the exons ATGAGCTTATATTTTTTCTACTCAGTAATGTGGGTGCCATGGAGAATTCAAcaacatttcagaaaacaaGGTGTGGACGGCCCGAATTATCATCCATTTTATGGAAACACAGCAGAAATGATACGGATAACAAAGGAAGCTCAATCCCTGCCCATTCCTTTCAATCATGACATTGTGCACCGCGTGTTGCCAGATTATTGCCAGTGGTCAGTTAAGTATGGCAAGACTTTTTTGTGTTGGTTCGGGACGAGGCCAAGGCTGGCTGTGGCAGATCCAGATATGATCAAAGATGTAATGCTCAAAACAAGTGATACTATTGAGAGGGATGACTTCAATCCTTTGTCTAGGCTGCTCTTTGCACAGGGACTTCCGGGGTTGAGGGGTCACACATGGGCTGTTCATCGAAAGATAGCAGCTCCAGCATTCAACAAGGACAAAATAAAG GTCTGGGTGCCGGGGATGGTAGCTAGTGTAACAAAGATGCTGGATAATTGGGAGGCAAAAATAGGAGAAAGGGATGAGATTGAGATGGAACTTCACAAAGAATTTCATGAATTATCAGctgaatttttttctaaaacggCTCTGGGAAATAATTATGAATCTGGGAAACGCATTTTTAAATTGCAACAACAACAAGAGATCTCTACTAATCTGGCCATGCAGAATGTTTACATTCCTGGATTCAG GTTTTTGCCAACCAAAATGAACAGACTGAGATGGAGATTAGAGAAGGAAACCCGAGACACGATGAGGATGATTATTGAGGCAAGTAGAAATACAAGTGAAAATTCGCTGAATTTCTTGAGCATGTTAATGTCTGCTAACATGAATAAACGTGGACCGCGGTTGGAGATTGAGGAAGTCATTGATGAGTGTAAGACGTTCTTCTACGCGGGTAAAGAAGCAACAGCTAATGCTCTGACTTGGGCACTTCTCCTTTTAGCACAGCACCAAGAATGGCAAAACAAGGCCCGCGAGGAAGTTCTTCTAGTGTGCAAAGACAATGAGCATCCAACTGTTGAGAACTTGCAGGAGCTGAAGATT GTTAGTATGATAATCAAGGAAGCACTCCGACTATATACCCCTGATAACAGTATCTGTAGACGGACCTTGAAGAACGTAAAAATTGGCAGCTTAGACATCCCAGCTGGAACAGAATTGTGCGTGCCACAAGCTGCCGTGCATCATGACACAAAGATATGGGGAGCCGACGCGAATGAGTTCAATCCTGCAAGGTTTGAGAAACCTCCAAAGCATTTGGGCGCGTACTTTCCATTTGGGCTAGGCTCCAGAATTTGCATTGGCCGAAATATGGCCATGGTGGAAACTAAAATGGTCCTAGCTATGATTATCAAGCAGTTTCTCTTCGAGGTCTCGCCATCATATGTCCATGCTCCAATGATGTTTTTCACTGTGCAGCCTCAGTATGGTGCTCAGATCCTTGTTAAGAGGATCAACAGTTGA